The proteins below come from a single Roseiflexus sp. RS-1 genomic window:
- a CDS encoding tRNA uridine-5-carboxymethylaminomethyl modification enzyme MnmG/GidA, with protein sequence MHSTHPYIYDVIVVGAGHAGCEAAHAAARMGCRTLLLTIDLDKLAHMSCNPSIGGPAKGHLVREIDALGGLMGRVTDRTFIQIRLLNESKGPAVQAPRAQADKRLYAKVMKETLETIPNLDLRQAMIERIILPRPINRNGSDTDDAEALCPGHYAVVTHTRRIYQCRALVLTTGTFLRGRAITGDAIWGAGRAGEAPATALGEDLAALGFPLVRLKTGTPPRIDARTIDFSLTSVQHGSATPLFFGFYYRALNEAPPEPAFGGPPASAYPEPLLDAWRPQLPCYLVHTTPEFHEIVRRNLDRAPLFSGIIEGVGPRYCPSIEDKIVRFADKERHGLFLEPEGWSTHEVYVQGCNTSLPEDVQWAMLRSIPALRRVELMRAGYAIEYDALATGEIAADMSSRRAPGLFFAGQINGTTGYEEAAAQGLMAGINAARFVQGKPSVLLRRDEAYIGVLIDDLVTKEIREPYRMFTSRAEHRLLLRADNADLRLTPLAGELGLVDRERVAVVERKREEVERLLAVLRGKRLYPSAAINARLSAAGIAPLTGEMSAEEVLRRPEVRYRQLQPALDLPACEADVAEQVDIEAKYSGYLLKQQREVERLRRMESRRIPPDFDFAALRGLRNEARQTLQRFRPATIGQAARLAGINPADIALLLVALERQTRQATPVETPHPSLPHTG encoded by the coding sequence ATGCACAGTACCCATCCATATATCTACGATGTCATTGTTGTCGGCGCAGGGCACGCCGGATGCGAAGCGGCGCATGCCGCAGCGCGCATGGGATGTCGTACCCTGCTACTGACCATCGATCTCGATAAACTGGCGCATATGTCGTGCAATCCATCGATCGGCGGACCGGCAAAGGGGCATCTGGTTCGTGAGATCGACGCACTGGGCGGACTGATGGGGCGCGTGACCGATCGCACCTTCATCCAGATCCGTCTGCTCAACGAGAGCAAGGGTCCGGCGGTGCAGGCGCCGCGCGCTCAGGCGGATAAGCGCCTCTACGCGAAGGTGATGAAAGAGACGCTCGAAACGATCCCCAACCTTGATCTCCGCCAGGCGATGATCGAGCGTATCATTCTACCGCGACCAATCAATCGCAATGGCAGCGATACCGACGATGCGGAAGCGCTTTGCCCCGGTCACTATGCAGTCGTGACCCATACCCGGCGGATCTACCAGTGTCGGGCATTGGTGCTGACAACCGGCACGTTTCTGCGCGGCAGGGCGATCACCGGCGACGCGATCTGGGGCGCAGGACGGGCGGGCGAAGCGCCTGCCACTGCGCTCGGTGAAGATCTCGCTGCGCTTGGCTTTCCGCTGGTGCGGCTCAAGACCGGCACGCCGCCGCGCATCGATGCGCGCACAATCGATTTTTCGCTCACAAGCGTGCAGCACGGCAGTGCAACCCCGCTGTTCTTCGGCTTTTACTATCGCGCCCTGAACGAAGCGCCTCCCGAACCGGCATTCGGCGGTCCTCCCGCCAGCGCGTATCCTGAACCACTCCTCGATGCCTGGCGTCCGCAATTGCCCTGCTACCTGGTGCATACAACGCCGGAGTTTCACGAGATTGTACGGCGCAACCTGGATCGCGCGCCGCTGTTCAGCGGGATCATTGAAGGGGTTGGTCCGCGTTACTGCCCTTCCATCGAAGATAAGATCGTGCGCTTCGCCGACAAGGAGCGTCACGGGCTGTTCCTCGAACCCGAAGGCTGGTCGACGCACGAGGTCTACGTACAGGGATGCAACACGTCGCTGCCGGAAGATGTGCAGTGGGCGATGCTGCGGAGCATCCCGGCGCTCCGTCGCGTCGAACTGATGCGCGCCGGGTATGCCATCGAATATGACGCGCTTGCGACCGGCGAGATCGCTGCCGATATGTCGTCGCGCCGCGCTCCGGGGTTGTTCTTCGCCGGTCAGATCAACGGTACGACGGGGTACGAAGAAGCGGCTGCGCAGGGGTTGATGGCTGGCATCAATGCCGCACGTTTCGTTCAGGGGAAGCCGTCTGTTCTTCTTCGTCGTGATGAAGCCTATATTGGCGTGCTGATCGACGACCTGGTCACAAAAGAGATCCGCGAGCCGTACCGTATGTTCACCTCGCGCGCCGAGCATCGCCTCCTGCTGCGCGCCGATAATGCCGACCTGCGCCTGACGCCGCTCGCAGGCGAGTTGGGGTTGGTCGACCGTGAGCGTGTGGCGGTCGTTGAGCGCAAACGCGAAGAAGTGGAGCGCCTGCTCGCTGTGTTGCGCGGCAAACGCCTGTACCCGTCGGCAGCGATCAACGCCCGTCTGAGCGCTGCCGGAATTGCGCCGCTCACCGGTGAGATGAGCGCCGAAGAAGTGCTGCGCCGCCCCGAGGTGCGATACCGGCAACTCCAGCCAGCGCTCGACCTGCCAGCATGCGAAGCCGATGTCGCCGAACAGGTCGACATCGAAGCGAAGTACAGCGGGTATCTGCTCAAACAACAGCGCGAAGTTGAACGATTGCGCCGCATGGAGTCGCGGCGCATCCCGCCCGATTTCGACTTTGCCGCGCTGCGCGGGTTGCGCAACGAGGCGCGGCAGACATTGCAACGCTTTCGACCGGCGACCATCGGGCAGGCGGCGCGCCTGGCGGGGATCAACCCCGCCGATATTGCGCTGCTCCTCGTCGCCCTCGAACGACAGACACGCCAGGCGACGCCGGTCGAAACGCCTCACCCATCGCTGCCGCACACCGGGTGA
- the accB gene encoding acetyl-CoA carboxylase biotin carboxyl carrier protein yields the protein MSEGERDHTVQSIEDEFGLSAVRELLRMISDTDVNEISIERGTTRLHIKRGPSLHPHTPAPMFVTPSIAANVQSSAPPIGIVQAPVQTPPPVTPAPEPDALPPGKIIAAPMVGTFYAAPSPKDPPYVQEGDIINVGDRVGIIEAMKMMNEIESEFAGRVVRILVQNAQPVEYGQPLMVIEPL from the coding sequence ATGAGCGAAGGTGAGCGCGATCACACTGTGCAGTCGATCGAGGACGAGTTCGGCTTGAGCGCCGTGCGCGAACTACTGCGCATGATCAGCGACACGGATGTGAATGAGATCTCGATTGAGCGCGGCACGACACGCCTGCATATCAAGCGAGGTCCGTCGCTGCATCCCCATACGCCGGCGCCGATGTTCGTCACACCATCGATTGCCGCAAACGTGCAATCTTCGGCGCCGCCGATCGGTATCGTTCAGGCGCCGGTGCAGACGCCGCCGCCGGTAACACCCGCTCCGGAGCCGGACGCCCTCCCGCCGGGCAAGATCATCGCTGCGCCAATGGTCGGAACATTCTATGCCGCGCCGTCGCCGAAGGATCCGCCCTACGTGCAGGAAGGCGACATCATTAATGTCGGTGATCGGGTCGGCATTATCGAGGCGATGAAGATGATGAACGAGATCGAGAGCGAGTTTGCCGGTCGGGTCGTGCGTATTCTGGTGCAGAATGCGCAACCGGTGGAGTATGGGCAGCCATTGATGGTTATCGAGCCGCTGTAA
- the xseA gene encoding exodeoxyribonuclease VII large subunit: MQLLTVSQLNTYLRDLLDADDLLSDVWVEGEVSSFNRHFSGHCYFTLKEGDAQIGAVMWKSVAARMATLPANGDAVLAHGRVAFYEVRGQVQLYVDTLRPAGIGVLQAQFERLKERLAAEGLFDQSRKRPLPPLPHRIGIVTSPTGAALQDMLNILRRRYPLAEVLFAPCQVQGAGAVDTIIEALCALYEADVDVIIVARGGGAAEDLWTFNDERLARAVFASPVPVVSGVGHETDTTLIDFVADVRAPTPSAAAEMASPDMTELLDDIRQLRNRLDAAVTQRLTTARDGVSHLNRRLVLCSPERRIRRDRQHIDDLMHRATITLERRITLARAHLDGVRGRLQALSPLATLDRGYAVVQSTTGALITDASLVAPDDWIEVTVRRGSFRARVE, translated from the coding sequence ATGCAGTTGTTGACCGTCTCGCAACTCAACACATACCTGCGCGACTTGCTCGACGCCGATGATCTGTTGAGCGATGTGTGGGTCGAGGGGGAGGTTTCGAGTTTTAATCGTCACTTTTCCGGTCATTGTTACTTCACGTTGAAAGAGGGCGACGCGCAGATTGGCGCGGTGATGTGGAAGTCGGTCGCGGCACGTATGGCGACGCTGCCCGCCAACGGTGACGCCGTGCTCGCCCATGGGCGGGTGGCGTTCTATGAGGTGCGCGGTCAGGTGCAACTGTATGTCGATACGTTGCGACCGGCAGGCATCGGCGTGCTCCAGGCGCAGTTCGAACGCCTGAAGGAGCGTCTTGCTGCGGAAGGACTGTTCGATCAGTCGCGGAAGCGCCCGTTGCCGCCGCTGCCGCACCGGATTGGCATCGTCACATCGCCGACGGGTGCGGCGCTTCAGGATATGCTCAATATTCTGCGGCGTCGCTATCCGCTCGCCGAAGTGCTCTTCGCCCCCTGCCAGGTGCAGGGCGCCGGCGCTGTCGATACAATTATCGAGGCGCTCTGTGCCCTCTACGAGGCTGATGTCGATGTTATCATCGTGGCGCGCGGCGGCGGCGCCGCTGAAGATCTCTGGACGTTCAACGACGAACGACTGGCGCGCGCTGTGTTTGCCAGTCCGGTTCCGGTCGTCAGCGGCGTCGGGCACGAAACCGATACCACGCTGATCGATTTTGTTGCCGATGTGCGCGCACCGACCCCCTCCGCAGCCGCCGAGATGGCATCTCCTGATATGACCGAACTGCTCGACGATATTCGCCAGTTGCGCAACCGCCTGGACGCAGCGGTGACACAGCGATTGACAACTGCACGCGATGGAGTATCCCATCTGAACCGGCGCCTGGTCCTCTGTTCGCCTGAACGCCGGATCCGACGCGACCGCCAGCACATCGATGACCTGATGCACCGCGCAACCATCACGCTCGAACGACGTATCACGCTGGCGCGCGCCCATCTCGATGGCGTGCGCGGTCGCCTCCAGGCGCTCAGCCCCCTGGCGACGCTTGACCGTGGCTATGCTGTGGTGCAATCAACAACCGGAGCGTTGATCACCGATGCGTCTCTGGTTGCACCTGATGATTGGATCGAGGTCACAGTACGCCGTGGCAGTTTTCGTGCCCGTGTCGAATAG
- a CDS encoding D-sedoheptulose-7-phosphate isomerase, translated as MSVDRYLASLAETLAAVPREPLRAIEETLWQTYLRDGTIIICGNGGSAATASHFACDLAKWTISDGRRRLRALALTDNVPVMTAWSNDTAYERVFVEQVMSLYRPGDTLVAISGSGNSPNVLRAVEWMASQGAVTIGLTGFNGGKLATLAQIAVVVPSHFMPEVEDVHIAICHSLAVALGERIGIECL; from the coding sequence ATGAGCGTCGACAGGTATCTTGCTTCGCTGGCTGAAACGCTTGCAGCCGTTCCCCGTGAGCCGCTGCGCGCGATCGAAGAGACATTGTGGCAAACGTATCTCCGCGACGGGACGATTATTATCTGTGGAAATGGCGGCAGTGCTGCAACCGCGTCGCATTTTGCGTGCGACCTGGCGAAGTGGACGATTTCCGACGGGCGCCGCCGTTTGCGTGCGCTTGCGCTGACCGACAATGTGCCGGTGATGACGGCATGGTCGAACGACACGGCGTATGAGCGCGTGTTTGTCGAGCAGGTCATGTCGCTCTACCGTCCTGGCGATACGCTGGTCGCCATTTCAGGGAGCGGCAATTCACCGAATGTGCTGCGCGCGGTTGAGTGGATGGCGTCGCAGGGCGCCGTGACGATTGGACTGACCGGCTTTAACGGCGGGAAACTGGCAACGCTGGCGCAGATTGCGGTCGTTGTTCCCAGCCATTTTATGCCCGAAGTCGAAGATGTGCACATCGCTATTTGCCACAGCCTGGCAGTGGCATTGGGTGAGCGGATTGGCATCGAATGTCTATGA
- a CDS encoding response regulator transcription factor, giving the protein MSVPISGPATAFVIEDDPFARWALGQYLESLRFTVLTAETYIDASALIAGHPPPRLAVVDLALRDNPAEPIPQSRSRGITLVHALKRRDPAVAVVIWSAYGGTIAPILPLLTSGYTGLAYVAKGSPQEALHDAITHALRQDVFFQPGIDHAATDSWEQMFLDALEPAVAATVVKLARCFDELTPQQRAVAERMACTTEAIAHQLGIRVTTVRKYIDAIYDRLELKDTETVAGYRREVLLALAHILRRLRTTA; this is encoded by the coding sequence ATGTCCGTGCCCATTTCAGGTCCTGCGACGGCATTTGTGATCGAGGACGATCCGTTTGCCCGCTGGGCGCTCGGTCAGTATCTCGAGTCGCTCCGATTTACGGTGCTTACTGCCGAGACCTACATCGATGCCTCTGCCCTGATTGCCGGGCATCCGCCACCCCGGCTTGCCGTTGTCGATCTGGCGCTCCGCGACAATCCGGCGGAACCAATCCCTCAATCGCGCTCACGCGGCATCACGCTGGTGCATGCCTTGAAGCGCCGTGATCCGGCGGTGGCTGTGGTGATCTGGAGCGCCTATGGCGGCACGATTGCACCGATACTGCCGCTGCTGACCAGCGGTTATACCGGTCTGGCGTATGTGGCGAAAGGCAGCCCACAAGAGGCGCTGCACGACGCGATCACCCATGCACTGCGCCAGGATGTGTTTTTCCAGCCTGGCATCGACCACGCAGCGACCGACTCGTGGGAGCAGATGTTTCTGGACGCGCTTGAACCGGCGGTAGCGGCAACGGTCGTCAAACTGGCGCGCTGCTTCGATGAATTGACGCCGCAACAGCGCGCGGTCGCGGAGCGGATGGCGTGCACCACCGAGGCAATCGCCCATCAACTCGGAATCAGAGTAACGACCGTGCGCAAATATATCGACGCTATCTATGATCGGCTGGAACTCAAGGATACGGAGACTGTCGCGGGGTACCGACGCGAAGTGCTGCTGGCGCTGGCGCACATCCTGCGACGTTTGCGGACAACAGCGTAA
- a CDS encoding ROK family protein, whose product MTLVLGLDFGGTKLAAGLVDLQQGSVLARRSMATPVSGGASASLQAMLAMAQALIAAAPAPVQGVGISFGGPVAADGRTVRLSMHVAGWDQVPLARHVEGALGLPAIVANDGDAAALAEYRFGAGQGVRHLLYLTVSTGIGGGIIIDGRLHRGERAWAGEAGHQVLKPDGPPCPCGRNGCLEALASGLSIAREARLRLRGPDGATSALAAIPSDALTAQHVAEAAAAGDALARTVWNEAMGWLGIGIASAANLLNPGRVVLGGGLTRAGALLFDPVRHVVARRVIDPEVSVVPAALGDDVGILGGAALLRES is encoded by the coding sequence ATGACACTCGTCCTTGGTCTCGATTTTGGCGGCACGAAACTTGCCGCCGGTCTGGTTGATCTTCAGCAAGGCAGTGTGCTGGCGCGCCGCTCGATGGCAACGCCGGTGTCCGGTGGCGCGTCTGCCAGCCTCCAGGCGATGCTGGCAATGGCGCAGGCGTTGATCGCGGCTGCGCCTGCGCCTGTGCAGGGCGTCGGCATCAGTTTTGGCGGACCGGTTGCAGCGGATGGGCGCACGGTGCGTCTCTCGATGCACGTTGCCGGATGGGATCAGGTTCCTCTGGCGAGGCATGTCGAGGGGGCGCTTGGGTTGCCTGCTATCGTTGCCAATGATGGCGACGCGGCAGCGCTGGCGGAGTACCGTTTCGGCGCCGGGCAGGGTGTGCGCCATCTGCTGTATCTGACCGTCAGCACCGGTATTGGCGGCGGCATAATCATCGACGGGCGCCTGCATCGTGGCGAACGCGCCTGGGCGGGCGAGGCGGGGCATCAGGTGCTGAAGCCCGACGGTCCACCCTGCCCATGTGGGCGCAACGGCTGTCTGGAGGCGCTGGCGTCGGGTTTGTCGATCGCCCGCGAGGCACGGTTGCGGTTGCGGGGACCTGACGGCGCAACCAGCGCGCTGGCTGCCATCCCGTCCGATGCGTTAACCGCGCAGCATGTCGCAGAAGCAGCGGCGGCTGGCGATGCGCTGGCGCGCACGGTGTGGAACGAGGCGATGGGATGGTTAGGGATCGGCATCGCTTCAGCCGCCAACCTGCTCAATCCCGGGCGTGTCGTGCTTGGCGGCGGGTTGACCCGCGCCGGTGCGCTCCTGTTCGACCCGGTGCGCCACGTCGTTGCGCGACGTGTGATCGATCCAGAAGTGAGCGTCGTGCCTGCCGCGCTTGGCGATGATGTTGGCATCCTGGGGGGTGCGGCGCTGCTGCGCGAATCTTGA
- the xseB gene encoding exodeoxyribonuclease VII small subunit, whose amino-acid sequence MTTNEPVPGEEYETLYIRLQQIVEQLETGDLPLARALALYEEGVATAEACQRLLDQAALRVRTLMGDQSPAAAEADV is encoded by the coding sequence ATGACCACAAATGAACCTGTTCCGGGTGAAGAATACGAGACGCTGTACATCCGTCTGCAACAGATTGTCGAGCAGCTTGAGACCGGCGATCTCCCGCTTGCGCGGGCGCTGGCGCTCTACGAAGAAGGCGTCGCAACTGCCGAAGCGTGTCAACGCCTGCTCGATCAGGCAGCGCTGCGCGTGCGCACTCTGATGGGAGATCAGTCGCCTGCCGCTGCGGAGGCGGACGTGTGA